The sequence ACCTAGCAGCTATTGTATCGCTTGTCTAATTTCAGGTCTCGTGTTCTTGTTGAAAAATAATGAGGTTTTCTGACTATTGATTGCTTAGCCAAATGCAGCTTCATACTGTACCAAGAGATGTAACAATTTTCGGCATTCACCCACTATTACTTGGCAAAACAAGAGGTTGTCGTCGACAAATAGGAGATAAGAGATACTAACCCCTTCTTGGCTAAATCAGATCCCCTTTAGCACCCTTTTCTCCTCAGCTGTTCTCAATAGGGCAAATAAGCCTTATGCACACAATAGGAATAGATATGGGGATAGAGGGTCTCCTTGCCATATACCCTATGAAGGATTGATGAAGCCCTTTGGTTCCCCATTTATAAACACCAAATAGGAAGCTGTAGTAATTGTCTCCATAGCCAAGTGAACCCATCTTGGATCGAAGCCTAGTTTCaccattattttttgcaaaaagggCCACTCCACCCGATCATAGGCTTTGTTGATATCTAGTTTGACTACCATTTGTCCCACCTTTCCTTTCCACTTATTACGCATCCTGTGGAGCAACTCATATGCTACAATATTGTTGTCAGTAATTAAGCAGTTTGGAACAAAGGCACTCTAAGCATTAGAAATGACATTaggcaaaataagttttagGCGGTTAGCAATAACTTTGGAGAGAATGTGAGACACAACATTACCCAAACTAATGGGTCTATAGTCAGCCATGTGCTTTGGGTCATTCTACTTTGGGATTAGAACAATATGAGtgtaattcatttttttcaacaTGTGACCAAAATTCAAGACTGATAAAATAGCTGCTGTAACATCGGGCCCTACTATATGCCAgaatttctaaaagaaaaaaggggatATACCATCAGGTCCTAGTGATTTAGATGGGTGCATTTGAAATAATGCAAGTCTGACCTCCTCTAGTGTGTACCTTTGGAGTAGTGTAGCATTCATTCATGGTGGGAGTGACTAAGTTGTCCACTGAGTCTAGCACTACATCAGCATTGGCCGGGTTGGCTGAGGTGAATAATTGCTGAAAGTAGGATTTGGCTGTATTGGCAATACTTTCCTCAGTGGTGCCCCACACACCCTCATTATCAAACACCCCTGTGATGTGATTTTTGCGTCGGCGTAATTGGCTGGCCCTCTTGTGGAAGAACATAGTATTTTTGTCTCCTACCGGTAACCATATAGAGCGAGATTGCTGCCGCCAAAAAATTTCCTCATGATGTAGTATGTTGTTGATGTTTGCCTTTGCTCCTTTTATTTCATCCAAGAGCTTGAGACTGTTCAGAGAGCACAACTCCTCCAACCTACGTTGTTTTTCCTGCAGTAAAGTTTTTGAGCGTCCAAAGGTTACACGGCTCCAATCTACCAAAGCAAACCTGCACTTTTTAATCTTACCAAACAGCACTGACATTGGACTACCATGTCCCATCTCGATCAACCAAGCTGCTTGTAGAATATTCTCACAATTCGGGTGGGAAGCCCACTTTTCTTCAAACCTGCGTGGGAGTTTAATCTCAACTAATTGTTGCTTAACTGCCTATTTGTACAGATTCATACCCACAAAGAAGAACAAAAGGAGATACAATATAGACAATGAGATCAAAGCAATATTACGGGATATGATCagcaagaaagagaaaaccatGCGAGATGGACAATTGGAGAACAATGATTTACTAGGCTTACTACTGCAATGCAAAGAAGAATCTAATAAGGGAATGAAAATTGAAGATATTATAGAGGAGTGCAAATTATTCTACTTTGCCGGCCAAGAAAGCACGGCTACCTTGCTCACTTGGACGATGATTCTATTGTCTATGCATCCGGATTGGCAAGAAAAGGCTAGAGATGAGGTGCTACAGATCTGTGGAAAGAGACCATTAGATTTTGAAGCAATAAGTCATCTCAAAATTGTAAGTTCTTTCCTCAACCTGGCTAAATGCTTACTATTATCctcctcctttttttcttttttcttttttttttaatgataaattatattttaaacccTATATTTTAGGAGTGGCTTCAAGTTAAACGTTTTAGTTTCAAAGTTATCAATCAAACcctaaattttaagattatCACAATctaaaacttgtatttttgctagttttaaATTAAACTCTTAATTTTTAAAGTCATATCATTTTAAACCCTGAAcattttggatttgatttgggGGTTTGATTAAGTattaaatttatgcaattttaaagtttaaaatataatttgaccaataatttttcttgctattctttcaatatttttacaaatttaccaaaattgttCTGATTGTTGTAGCACTTGTATCATTTCTATTGAAGTTATAATGAACCCTTCCTTAAAATTGCCTTTTATAACCTATACTTAAGGAGTACCGGCTTTAAATTAGACCTTATAATTGTAAAAGCTTTTACTTTCAAAATGtctcaaattatatataatttaattaaaaatgaatttaaaaacattttaaaaaattattatattctaCCGAACATGAATTTTAAATGTAATATTCTATGGAATTTAAGGGCCTATTTGGTACATCAACTTAAacaaatgtttttaatttttaaacaacattacatgtattttcacatacttttttattcacacgtattttcaaaaaaattgaaaactgttgtttaaacacacgtaTCAAGCGAACCCTAATTGCAAGTAATAATGATATTGCACGAAATCCTTAGAGTATACCCTCCTGAGGTTGATCTCTACCGACGCACAATTCGTAAAACTAACATTGGAGGAATGTCCATCCCAACTGGGGTCGACTTTGCGTTACCAATTTTGCTCTTACATTATGATCCAAAATGTTGGGGCGAAGATGTTGAAGAATTTAATCCCGAGAGGTTTTCTGAAGGAGTTGTGAAAGCATCAAAAGATGAAATTGCCTTCTATCCTTTTGGTTGGGGCCCCAGAACATGTCTTGGTCAAAGTTTCGTCATGATTGAAGCAAAGATGGCTCTAGCTATGGTTCTTCAACAGTTTTCATTTCAGCTCTCATCCACTTATACTCATTCTCCTTACAAAGGCATTACTCTTCAGCCACAACATGTAGCTCCAATTATATTACAACGTATCTAAgatgtattaaattatattagtattatgtaattttttaattaatggagGGTGTTTATTTCCAGCCAAGCAAATAAATTGGACTCATGACCAGCCAAACTGAGACAAGTGTGGTTGATTAAGGCTTGCTCAGTGAACTGGAAAagttttgaataaataaaatatggcTTCGATCACTCTCAAGTTATCTCCCTGATCCAAATATGGCTTTTTGTACACTTGTGTAAGTTGtaataaaaacttttagtcACTTCCTATTGAGATCGGTAAAATCATTTCTTGAGTTTCTAATGGAATTTcgttttcatttttggtttgatATGTGGTATTACCGTTGTCAACGTGGTAAGATATACTACCACTATTTGGGGTTGTGTTAGAGATAGAGTTTATTTCTTCACTTAACTGGTGAAATGAAAATCAACTTCTAAGATAAAGCTGAGAAGAATGAGAGTTCAAACTTTTAAGTGTTAGTAAAACTTGTTAGGGCATTGtttcaattattaataaaaatcgtaAATTACAAAAACCTTTCTTGATGTTTTACAAAATGATACTTCTCTCTAACTAATGTCAAATTGACACTTACACTCTACAGATTTGTGAGAAAGCAACACAGATTTAGATCATGAGAAACTATATTCAAATAAACAATTGGTCTCTCTCCAGCCCATTCGTTTGATCCGTAAATATGATCAAcatgataaattaatcattataTTTTCCCCAATTATGACTTGGTTACTATAATTGTTTACTaagatctaaatttttatagaaaaaaaaaaaaaaaaaaaaaaaaaaaaaaaagggggtcgCTGGTGTAATCATCTCCCAATGCCCCATGGTATATTCCCACTTAGGTTTTTTGGTAAGCCCATTTTTAAATTTGACTATAAAATTATCAGGGCTAATCTATTCATATTAGCCTTTATTTTAAACTCTAACTGTTGGTAAGTCAAAtcacataccaaaaaaaaaaaaaaatcctagattAAGATTAATCAAAGATATTACTTAAAATGAGAATCTCTATTGTTTTTGAATactcaaactttaaaaaataaaattacaaatataagtTTCCCAAACATATCATAAGGGTTGAGACTTTCCCGCGTTTCATGCGAGTTTGCAACTAGTAAACATGAACCTTCTACCAAACAACAAACATCTATCTTTACTATTGGAAGGTAATCACATCTTTAATACATAATGCTGCTCAGTAATTAAGGAGCATCACACTTCAATCCAAAAGTTGCAGCGGGGAAGGATGACATTCACAAGCTCTTCGTTCATCTTCTCAGTAAGAGATGGCATATTTCTTATTCCTTCTGGCATGACACTTAATTTGTTGGACACGATGAGAATGTTGTCACGAATTTTTGCAAATATTTTGATGTTGTCTTGGACTTTACTAGGCTCCATATTTTTGGAGATCTGCATGAAGCCCTTCATGTTTTCCTCCAAAAGCTTTCCAGCAAGACCACCAATTTTGTTACACGAGAGCTTATCCTGATCAGCCTTAGTCACAAGACTTTTGGGCCAGCTTGTTGTTGAAGCAGAAACAATGGCCTTCTTCATCTTATTCTTCGATTGGCATCGAAAAGCCACATCTCGTACTGTCTTCCTTGGTAATAGCTCTTGAATCTTTGCATATTGCTTTAACTTGGGCAAAGAAGCGTACCTTACAAGCCCTTTTTCAAGGATTGAATCCTCATTTTCAGTCCACTCTGTATTTGTCACGCCTTGCTTGTAATTCAAGCACTTCGGGTTCTCCTGGGTCGCAGTTACTGCTTTGGAGGAAGAAGCCATACGTCTGGAGCCGAAACCCTAACTTTAAGGATGAAAAGATATTGATGGGGAAAATCCTTGACTAAATtgatattcttaaaaataaccAGCCAAGTGATAGAGATGGTTTATATAGACAATCTAAGAGGCTTAAATATGGAAATAATGatattaagagaaaaaaatctttatttatttattttgagtgataagagaaacaaatttttgtataatagaaaattcatttattttttctttcttttgatgaaTATAAAAGCAAATTTCTTTCATGGCCGACCTCATGACCATTTGCTTTAAAACGAAGAGTATTCATTTTGCGTCGGAGATTTAATGTTTTATAGATATAATGGTAAAATCGTAGAACGCAATGTGAAAAATGTGAGACTTTTGAGGTGTCTCGTAAACAGAAAGTGTTATTATCCTGTAATAAACTAAGAGTTTAAGACATCActtattcatataattttttttatttttttattttacagttGTTGAATTGACAAGCTATACTTGATGTAACACCATTTTCACTTGAACCCAAccttgaaattattttatttcaatacaACTCATCACTTCAACAAATTATAACAAAAGATACCATATTAAATATAAGCATAAATGTCCTGTCTTAGATTTATTAACCTTTATTAGACCCTGAACAACATTCCATATTTGGCAATGGggattttaaataatattataaaaatatatattgtggaTGAAACTTAGATAAATTTCAAGTGTTGTAACTTAAGTTAAATTCAAATAGAATTTAAGCATTTGTTGTATTGAACAcaaataatgttatattttcttaaatacaattaaattcaattatgtgTTACATTGGTTTATGCAactatttatttgaatttaattgaaaatattaaaattcaaaatattagaTTCATGgaaataattctaaaaaaaaaaaaagattcatggAAATTATTTCTTATTGTACTCTTGGAAtcatcatttcttttttaattctgcTAAGAATCATTTATTAAGCATGGGTAAtgagaatttaaataattaatgtaaacactatatataattagatccatgaaaattaaaatccatTATTTAGTGGGAGAAATTATTCGATACACCCGTTGCATTATACATTCCTCTCTCTTAAATGTGTGTCTTATATTAAAGGAAGTTGTGTTACACCAGGTGAGTTGAATAGAATCTTATAAAGTGAATTCTCTGTATCCAACTgcatgaagaaaattttgatttatttccAAAGATTCTATCTtgatttctttcttaaaaaattaaattctcttGCTTTATTTCCATTATTGTTATTAGTCAGTTTCTTATCTTTCCAAGGGAAAAAAGTAGGCTTGCCGCTCGACCCAGCATAACCAATTTCTTATAGTTGAATCAGAGTCGCAGCTGGCCCATAAATGGCTAAACTCAAATCCTTATAAacatttgatggtactaaaatagttttttcttacaattttcatgatatGGGTTATGCCAAGTTTCTCTTTACACTactattatgtatataattttaaaaatcactattggatactacatatataatattaattcatAATCATTGTCCGGGAAATactactaaatacaacacaaaataaaagaataaattggtcCAATAGTATATCCTAAATTGAATGA is a genomic window of Quercus lobata isolate SW786 chromosome 2, ValleyOak3.0 Primary Assembly, whole genome shotgun sequence containing:
- the LOC115960257 gene encoding uncharacterized protein LOC115960257 — encoded protein: MASSSKAVTATQENPKCLNYKQGVTNTEWTENEDSILEKGLVRYASLPKLKQYAKIQELLPRKTVRDVAFRCQSKNKMKKAIVSASTTSWPKSLVTKADQDKLSCNKIGGLAGKLLEENMKGFMQISKNMEPSKVQDNIKIFAKIRDNILIVSNKLSVMPEGIRNMPSLTEKMNEELVNVILPRCNFWIEV